The nucleotide window CAACAAACGCTGTTACACTTGCCATGACACAGCTCATTATACCGACGATTCAACATTTTGTTGGCGAGTTGCAGCGCTTATGAATATCGCAGGTGTCGTCTTAGCAGGTGGGCAATCTTCACGTTATGGTCAGCCAAAAATGTTTGAGCAATTTGCAGGTCAGCCCCTTTATCAATACAGCTTAAACGCTTTACAGCAAAATCAGCTACAGCCTTTAATTATCGCCACAAATGCGCACTTGCAGCAAGGCTTTGCACAAGATAATGTGCAGTGGCTAATTGAGCAACAGCCACATCAAGGCCCGCTCTTTGCCTTGCACAATATTATGGAAAACTTCCCTACTGTTGAATGGTTTTTCGTTTTAGCAAGCGATATGCCGTTTATGGATGCAGCGTTTGTTAAAACATTGCTATCCTTGATAGATGAGCGCTATGATGCCATCGTGCCACAGCAAGCTGGAAGATTGCAGCCGCTCGCCGCCTTATATCGCCGCACTGCCTACCCATTTGTAAGCGAGCTTGTTCAGCAAAATCGTCGCAGTATGCAGGCTTTATTAGAAAAGCTTCGCGTTTGCTATATCGCATTTGAAAGCGATACAATGACATTTACCAATATCAACACACCACAAGATTGGCAAAGGAGTCAAACAATGAACAATTTTACCCATTGGAATGAGCAAGGTCGTCCAAAGATGGTCGATATTTCGACAAAGGACGTGACACAGCGCACAGCTATCGCACATAGTATCATCACGTTATCAGATGAATTGTATCAAGCCATTCAGCAAGGTCACATTAAAAAAGGTGACCCAACACAAGTTGCACAAATTGCGGGTATTATGGCTGCTAAAAAAACATCGGATATTATTCCAATGTGCCATCCAATTATGCTGCAAGGTACTGATTTCCAATTCACGTATCAACAAGGCACTTCAGGCTATGAGCTACATATCGAAGCAACTGTCAAATGCAATGGCAAAACAGGTGTAGAAATGGAAGCATTAACAGCTGTTTCGGTTGCCGCACTAACGTTTTACGATATGTGCAAAGCTGTTGACAAATCGATGGTTATTAAAGAAACCTATCTTGTACAGAAAACCGGTGGCAAAAGCGGCACATATATGCGTGACTAATGCGAGGGGGCTGTCTGAATTCCAGACAATGCCCCTCTCTAACGGGCGAAAACAAACATTGGTTGAGCGATTTTACCTGTTCGTTGGGCGAATTTGACGATTGGTTGAGCGAATTTCTTCATTCGTTGAGCGAATCATTACCTTTGAACTAAATAATTTTCAACCGCCAATATGTGACATTTCAATTTTTGTGTTTCTTCTTTTTTGTATCGTTTGTTCTGTGCGTTCATCTGAATAACGATCTGTACGCTGCTCCCATACACTTGCAATTTTCTCAGTAATCACTGCATCATCTGCATCGGAGCGCAATAATTCTCGCAAATTGACACCGGTTGTAGCAAATAAACATGTGTACAATGTGCCTTCTGCTGAAATGCGAGCACGTGAGCATGTCGAGCAAAAAGAATCAGTTACAGATGAAATAACACCAATTTCTCCTTGTCCATCCTCGTATTGATAGCGCGTCGCTACCTCACCTATATAATTCGGCTCAACTGGTTGCAATGGTGAAGACTCCTGTACCTGTGTAAGAATCTCCTTTTTCGACACTACATCGTCTAAGCGCCAGCCATTAGAATTGCCAACATCCATATATTCGATGAAGCGTAAAATATGCTGTTTTTCCTTAAAAAAGCGCGCCATTTCTGCAATGTCTTGTTCATTTTTTCCTTTTTGAACAACCATATTAATTTTCACAGCTAATCCTGCTTCAACTGCTTTTTCAATTCCTTCTAGCACTGTTACCACTTTTCCACGTTGCCCATTCATCTCGGCAAAGCGTTGCTCATCTAATGAATCTAGGCTAACAGACACCCTCGACAAACCCGCTTGCGCTAAAG belongs to Lysinibacillus louembei and includes:
- the moaA gene encoding GTP 3',8-cyclase MoaA; this translates as MTVHDKLNRPLRDLRISVTDRCNFRCQYCMPAEIFGPDYAFLPSDKILSFEEIERVVKIFVALGVKKVRITGGEPLLRRDLPTLIERLHQIQGVEDIALTTNGTLLKKYAQALAQAGLSRVSVSLDSLDEQRFAEMNGQRGKVVTVLEGIEKAVEAGLAVKINMVVQKGKNEQDIAEMARFFKEKQHILRFIEYMDVGNSNGWRLDDVVSKKEILTQVQESSPLQPVEPNYIGEVATRYQYEDGQGEIGVISSVTDSFCSTCSRARISAEGTLYTCLFATTGVNLRELLRSDADDAVITEKIASVWEQRTDRYSDERTEQTIQKRRNTKIEMSHIGG
- the moaC gene encoding cyclic pyranopterin monophosphate synthase MoaC; translation: MNNFTHWNEQGRPKMVDISTKDVTQRTAIAHSIITLSDELYQAIQQGHIKKGDPTQVAQIAGIMAAKKTSDIIPMCHPIMLQGTDFQFTYQQGTSGYELHIEATVKCNGKTGVEMEALTAVSVAALTFYDMCKAVDKSMVIKETYLVQKTGGKSGTYMRD